A stretch of DNA from bacterium:
AGCCCCCTCTGCCTGGTCCATGTGACCCTGGGCGATGAGGTCGTCGATCTCTGACACCGTGTACCTTTTCCCGGTCATTTGCGCGCTCCTCTTTGCCTGCACCGGGTCAGTGTCCGCTGCCTCCCTGGGCATCCGGCAAGGCCGCGTCAGCTTCCCCGGCCAGTTTACGGGCACGATCAAGGATCGGATCCGGGAAGGGGCCTTGCAGGACCCGTCCGGTCCTTGCCAGCGCCGCCTGGGGTTTGTCCTTGTTGAGATAGAAAGAAGCGATTCCCAGCTCGTGTTCCCCCTCTTTCGTCAGCAGTTCGGTGACTCGTTCATCGGCCTCTTCGACCCATTCCCCCCCGGGGTAGGTTTCAAGATACCTTTGAAAGAGGACCCTGGCTTCACGAATGATCGAAATATCCCGATCGTGGGGGAGGTAGCGTTTGATCGAAAAGAAACCGAGGCGCATCTTTTCCAGCTGCCTGACCTTGGAGAGGGCCTGGTAGAACAGCGCTTTTTCCGCGAAGGGACCGCCGGGGTACGATAACAGGTAGGTTCCGTAGCCGACTTCGGCTTCGGACAGTTTTCCCTGCCTGTAGCGCGTCTCGGCCAGCAGGAACTGGACTTCTCCACCGAGCCGGGTCCCGGCTGTGATGAACTTGAGATCTTCCAGCGTTTCCTGGGCAGCCTCGTAGCGGTGCTTTTCCATGCTGGTTCTCGCCTGGTCCAGCCTCTCTTCCGGAGATTCCTCCCTGACCTGGGGGGCCGAACAGGAAACGGTCACCAGAGCCAGGGCCGTGACAAGGGCAACGGCTGTAAAATGCATTTTTTTTAGATCATTCATTGGTCCGCCTTTATGCGTCAACTCCCTGTCCGGATAGCG
This window harbors:
- the bamD gene encoding outer membrane protein assembly factor BamD, producing MNDLKKMHFTAVALVTALALVTVSCSAPQVREESPEERLDQARTSMEKHRYEAAQETLEDLKFITAGTRLGGEVQFLLAETRYRQGKLSEAEVGYGTYLLSYPGGPFAEKALFYQALSKVRQLEKMRLGFFSIKRYLPHDRDISIIREARVLFQRYLETYPGGEWVEEADERVTELLTKEGEHELGIASFYLNKDKPQAALARTGRVLQGPFPDPILDRARKLAGEADAALPDAQGGSGH